The genomic window CAAACATGGAACCATCTATACAATTCAAAccaatattttgggacattgttTACGGTTGTAATTTATGtaaacaatgtcaaaaataagCGCTCACCCAAAATGATgttgggcggttaatggaatgaaaataTGGTAATTGTTTTCCTTATTTTTCTATTCCAGGATTTTTTCAATGGCAACTTGGCTGATTTTGATCGTGTGTTACCAACCCCTCAATTGTGTGAACTACTTAAGAAGCTAAAAGATCAGCTGCAGTATCAGCGCTTTGGCGTTTTAATCACTGATTGTGTGTTACCAACCCCTCAATTGTGTGAACTACTTAAGAAGCTAAAAGATCAGCTGCAGTATCTGCGCTTTGGCGTTTTAATCACTGATGTGCTTGATTTTATACTTAGTAGTAACCAATTTGTAGGTTTAGAGGTATTGTCAGTGGATTTGCTGATGACAGCAGATTATCTCTCCCCACGTGCAAGGTTAGTATGGCATttatgttgggctattccatttaaaattcacactacccctgtggatgatttagctaaagtctgcctcagagggagtatgagtttcgaatagaatagataattgggtaacttccatttgaaatactcgcttgtggaagatataggttttaatacaggggagtatgtatgggtttcaaaataattaactctgaccaatcacaattgaaaaacatactccccgtatggaagatatttccaaaatcttcaacaggggtattGTGTTTTCAATTGACAAAGCCCATTCTTCAATGATAgcctcaggcatgagaattttcctttttAAGGAATTCCTTTTTTTGTGTTGCCAAAAtttctgtgtttttatttctttttagcccgTTTTGAGCATTTTGCCCAGATTTTACacactttttccttttttttcagaatttttttcattgaagtgcattctcatgcctgtagCCTAGTGTCAGGTTTCATGGCCATGATTGTAGGTAACTACGTCACATGCAGGGTCTCAATATTTCCTCCAACCTTATCAACATCTGACAACATCTGTGAAGCCATTGTTCAGTACATATTAAAGGGCAAAATTTTTTGGTTATAAATTAGGATAGCTTGAAATTTCTAGTGCTGTTTTGTTGACCCAAATGTGGTAATATAAAGCAGCATTGCAAGTGCCATGAGAAATATGACATATTATAGAAAACAGTATGTCTTACCAAGACCAGATTTGGCATGCAAATTGAAAATAGGGTTATCTAAATACCACTGGGAAGTAGATTGCAAAGGATCCAGGATCCTTTGATGTGTTAAATAAaagctaattaaagcatttaactgtctgtaagtttaaaagaaaaatcaagaattatggtccctgtagataaggagggaggaataaagagttgacgccgataattaaaattgcatgtgacttgcaattaatttccctttctcagatcttcaaagatacaatgtacactgtttaattagatcatgtgttcaatatgttgctacataaaatttatataattgttctgtatcaaccttttttagaatgatagttcaagagggaaagtaagtcgtcaaaactatatatatgtacaggaattgacaatcgtattgttacatgcaggcacaggtgtcatcaaaaacagtaaagtagtcttttacaaggtcaaagacttcacacagtaagcaaaagaaaataatgctgggttttgaattatcttttctgtatttatttattatgatatatgtatatgtcatagaatgctaacattaagacttgatcctttgAACTTCAGGTAGatcacctgttgaagagtctcaggaattccacttgggagcaTGGGATCTGTttgcaccagtaccgtaatttattgttgagtttccagccatgatatttgatgaatgatccacgggttcggggtcaagcgctcagaatttagcctcggtggcggccacccgagtgcaagttttgatcacatttggtttagccatgatatttgatttaatgatccacgggttcggggtcaaacgctcagaatttagcctcgggtggcggccaccagagtgcaagtttggatcacatttggttttgctaaaacaagattttctgcgcctttggtcgttgtttcgctagagtcttgggttgggtaattcgctcgattagagaatctcctattatatatttgggaattatacggctgagaatttgtttgtttgtttatttgttgtaggtactggtgcgggtcttaaacaaaagtcaataaatggttgtcgtgtctgattgccaacatgcatgcaaattttgcgtccgggtgtttttcaatttctctgtcttagggtaaaaaagaattttaacactttctttgccaatatctcaaaatcaatattagtgacatccgactcatttcccttgcgTGCAATGTGGAAACCGGAAACTGTGTGTGACGGGCCCACAGATGTTTTCCTGCTTTTTATCGAAAACCCcggtggttttctttttaactcTGTTGCATACGTTCATGTACATTGATTTTTATGATGATATTGATTGAATTCTGCTACGACTATTTTCTGTTGCCTGTTTTTAatattgctataattttgtttcaatattacctGCTTTATATAGTTTTGGTGTGCTTATCATGCTTGCTGTAGTTTGATGTTATTTTGATATGTACTTTTATTTAGGGCCTATGTTTGATGTTcttgtaatttgttgtataattttgtaattaGGGCATGCTTTGTAAAGCTTAGCTTAGCTTAGCGACTTCTGTTTTAAGCGCTTCATAAATGtttcttaattattattatttattattattattattattattattattattattattattattattattattgatcgtgtcacatattataaattGCAGTTCTGTTGAATACTTTGATGTTGGAAGGCTTGGGAAACTACATCAGCTCAGGGAATTAAGAATCAACTTGGATGAATGCATTAGTTACTCATCATTTTCATTTAGTGGTGGATTGAGTGCCCTATCTGGTCTTAAGCAGCTACGGATATTGGTAAGTAAGAATTTTCAACGCAAACATGTAGAGTAGCAAGTTTGAGCCTGAAttctggtgggttttttttttttctaattcttGAGTTTTTATCTATTTTCAGCcagttttggggctttttggcttgcattcacatgctttttttgagtgaaactgagtggcatctctggaGTAGAATTGCCTCAAATgtccccaaatgagggacacggTTGGATTACTCAATCATGTTTAAGCTATACCCAGAGAGGGTGTTACCTAggatttgacaccattttcacaAATACtgactgtccaaaatttgaccctgagaTAATGATTTTCTAATGATTTCCTTCAACAGAGCTTGACATCGCTTAAAAGTAACAATACGTATGAGTGTGGCTTTCTAACCAACCTAACAGAACTAGTTGAGCTACAGCTTGGTGATGCATGTGCTCTTCCTCTAGAGGTAAGCTCCCAGTATAAAAGTAGAAATATACCAGAGGATATTGTGATATGATAAAGTTTTTTACAACTGAAAGTAAAATTGGATTTTCAATGTTGTTCTCAGAAACAGACATTTGACATTGTCAAGAAAAGGAcaattttaggaaaaaataaaaccatgttCAAGGACGTAGCTCTTtttaggagtagaacaaacttaTGACTGCACTGGGGCTCAAACTATATATTTATACCACATACTATCAATTGAGGTAACTTGAATTCAACCAAGTTTCTTCTCACTGTATGAACAGATAAAATGTATACCTGCCAACTAGTCCGATTTTCGCAGAGTCACTCCCGATTCCCGATTTTTAAACCCAaaaaaatcggagtactccgattttctaaataaaaaaaaattaaacattatttatttttttcgttTCTAgggtgtccctggacctagagctaaatactaggatcattcatggttgacttgcaaaaaaaattgtttctgtTTTTAATAATATGCGttcaatttgtatccattttgaaatcattaaacattgggcatctgattgatgatgttgtgacgtcagacgacaatgaataatctacaccaaaatACTTACTAAATATATTATAAAGAAAAACTAAAGGAAACGGTTATGGAAAAAATAGTCAAAAGGCCATTAAGGACAGCATTGACACCCCTTTATGAGACAGAAAAAAATTGATTACCAATATTGATCACTTTCCATTGCAACTAAACAATTTATTTGTGGgacatttgaaacttatttcatTTAACAcagcttaaaatgtttatttttacctAGGCATACAAGTCAATATCTCAACTTTCTCACCTGCGCCGCCTGAAGCTGATAAGTGGAGTGTGTAAGTGCAGCAACACAACTTGCCAATGTGAATGGGTTGATTTAATAGGGAAGCTTACCAAGTAAGTTACTTATCAAATGGTGATTGTATAAATGCACATGAGCACATCACTGTAAACATTTCACATGAAATTAATTTATGTCTTTGAAACAAATTTGCCAGGATcatttcgagggttgacaaacagaaggccttaactcacttttggccattttgagattttggtactaaaataatattcttaaaatcataaagccttaactcaatcaACTTCCtgttgcatctatagcacaaaaatacttggtcacatctcaatgcaaaatgttatttttactcatttttctcaaaaaggcactttttgagttaaggccttctgtttgtcaaccctcgatttgtAGTTCAATTAAGTAgagataaggtttttttttcagatccAAACACTGACTGATACTcaatcagaaatatttcaattcctatcaggaaacTTTATCactctggtgtttctagatgttactAGAAACAACAACCCTGTCCGGTCTTGATAATGTAGCCAAAGTTCCTGGTTGCTGTTTATTTATGAACTGGCCATAAATCTTGTCTAGTTTGTATCCCTCTTTATTCATGGTGTTATAGCCTCTGCTCCTTAtccagattaaaaaaaatatccagATACGTCTACAACATGAATAACACATGTCCCCACACTCCAGTTAACCAGTTAGTAAAGCCATGTAGTCTAAAAGATGTGCTTTTCATTAAATAGAACAGTTCTATAACCTTAGACATTAAATTGAATCCTAACATTACACTCAGTTAACCCAataatcagtgttcgaaataccaGATGCATACATGCACAGATGCGTGTAACTTTGACTCtatgcatgtagaattttgcctgtgtatGTAAAATTTAGTGAAAATCAGCCAATGTTtaggaaaaaatcagagttgtgcatgtaagttttattttgtatttcgacTCCTGCTAATAATATATTATGATTTGGTTTCAGTCTAGTGGAATTAGACCTGGAGTTCATCAACACCATCCACAGGTTAAATGGATCATTGCTGAAGATGAAAAAGCTGAGGATGTTAAAGGTTTTACCACTGGAACAAAATTTCACCCCAAACAAAACTGCATTTTCTGTTCAGGTAAATAAATCTCTTCCTAGTGTACTTACGAAAAATCTGTACATCTGTAATTCAAACCAAAGATCATCagtttttttatgcctccaccggaggtattatgtttcctggttgtccgtccgtccatctgtccgtccgtccgtccgagcttgcgggggcaatttctcggaactggtaagatgtatagtgatgcaatttggtggagggatggtcattggcggtcttcaaattccagtaggtttggttagtgggtcaatgtcacccaaggtcatctaggggtcatctgaggtcaaattagcaaaaaccgtcatatgggcatgaacctgGTGGGTACTGAAAACATGGGCATGAACCccggtgggtactgtaaacatttagaaccaaatatagaaccaaattttttgaaggtcattttgaggtcattctGGGTCACCCAGGGGCCAACGGAGGTCAAAtaactaaaaactcgtatgggcatgaaacttggtgggtacaatcaacatttagagtcaaatttttgaacggtcattttggggtcatccagggtcacccagggtcatctgaggtcaaataacttaaaactgtcgtatgggcatgaaactgggtcggtacagtcaacatttagagtcaaatttttggacggtcattttggggtcatccggggtcacccaggggtcatctgaggtcaaataactgttgtatgggcatgaaacttggtgaatacagtcaacatttaaagtataatttttggaaggtcatttcggggtcatccaaggtcatccaggggtcagctgaggtcaaattagtaaattctgtcgtatgggcatgatacttggagggtacattcaacatttagagccaaatgttttgAAGGTCATGTTtgttgaaggtcattttgaggtcatccggggtcaccaaggggcaatacgcctcaaggtggaggcattgcgccCGTCGAGAACGGCGCAAGTCAAGAACCGCGCTAGTTTTTAATTAAATGACACATGACCTATTTCTGTCCAATCAAATGAAAAGATCTACTTGGatattgtataattatttgtAAGTAAcagaattttaaataaaataggcATCTATACCTGAGTATTGAAATCTATCTACCCCTAATCTACTTGGTCACCATGAGTGCATTGGTCGGGATAactttctatttttattgcattatGTTTTGCTTTAGGATGCCGAAAAGAGTAACATACCGGATGTTTTAGATGGACTAACTTGGTTAAAGAGCCTCCAATGGGGAGTTTACTGTCCACTTGAAGCTTTTGATACTCAGAATGGTAATTCAGGAAGGTTAAACGTGGACATCAAAGATAATACTGGCACTCTAACAGCTGTGAAGGATAAACTTCAACTATGTTTACCAAACACAGAGATTCTCATACTACCTGTGATATCACCAGAGGATGAAGAAGAGGAGCAATGAATTACTACAGACTACTAACATTCAAACTGAACATCACAGACAAAATTGGCACcctaatgaaagacaaagataaagacaatttaacgcgtctgacgtcacctgtcaatcaaactcaagcacggtttgtttacaagtgtcgtgatgatgacttgctgaacgcggatttataagcgGGCaccttattattaattttgtacctttcgacatgcaaaccatctcaaaagttaggtctttatagtaggaaactttctttggtgaaggcaccatgtcgacaatgcctagaaaagctgctttttgccttgtaaaagtacgtaatttttcgccatttgctgctattccttttctccgatcagcaccagatagatcggtcttccttttacgcgctgattaacctgtgtaaaccaattaAGGATCGTAATTGGccatgacatcagacgcgataaattgttttcatctctgtctttaattataacagCTGTGAAGGATACGCTTCAGCCATGTTTGCCAAACACAGAGATTCTCTTACTATCACACTACCTGTGATATTACCAGTTGAAGAAAAGGGTTGTTATGTCATCTAATAGGTCGTCGGAAGGAGAGGCCTTATGGCAGCAATAGATATGTGTCGGGTGTATCCGTCTGTGTATATGTTAACAGGGTtgggggtgtttgtgtgtgtCAATAATATGCAAGACTGTTGGTAAAATGCGGTCTTGTATGAACAGTTTTTGGTTGCACTTgcaatagtttaaaaaaaaatcctattgcaaccaaattTGGTTCATAGTTGTACTATGGGAACCTCCAtgtattggtggtgttcaaggtcacatactGAGGTTGAAGATCATTCAAGATCAACTTGTAAATAggctaaaaattattaaaaaatgaaatggtctCATAATGAACTTTCAATTTCAGTGGCAGCTAAGCTTTGTCATAGATTGTATTACGTGTGATTTTCAATACCATTATACAGACAACCTTTTTTGGACCACCATCCCTATTATCAGTTTTGTAAGGTTGTTTGTGTTAGGGTAAAGGGATGGTATCAAACTTTTAATAGCAATCAGTATCTTTTGGTGTGATTCCAAATAAATGAACACGACAATAATGTAATGACATTTAGgtaaataaacacagccaaaaaagtctccactagttccatccccatttaatcagagtctggtgagtttatggcaaattaatttatataataattttctatgcaCTTTTCgttgaaggttgataccaaatttgatatcaaacgcttattcatcgtgagcataggagccgttgttaggaaattcgtgcaattttaaaaatgacaaaatacgaattgaccacgcaaaggCCAATGcgtggtatcagcttattatgtggcctgaagcaacccgtacaggaatcattttacacttgcctgcgcacaattgaaagagcggggtatttgatttgcatcttgacatgcatgggtaaatcTTTAACCTGGCAGCCTATTCAGGTGACGTAATTCTTGGCCGCGCTAGCTCCGCTATGTggtacaattccctatgtcatttttaaaattgcacgaatttccaaacaacggttcttatgctcacgatgattaaacttttgatatcaaatttggtatcaaccttcgacggagagtgtatagaaaattattatatgaattattttgccataaactcatcagactctgattaaatggggatggaactagtggagaatttttattttggctgtgtttagtataaaaatattgactgctatgaggggcatggttaaaatacGCCTCGGGCatggtcatggttttgagatcaccttggtcctataattttaaccatgcccccccaaaaaaagcagtcaatatttgttttatatactaagTCTTAAGATTCTTgacatctgtttggttaaaagcattgattttgggaagagaaatttatagtttcaatgcgaacggcacagattgCAATCTACGATTTCTGTGTATGTAATTATAGCGCTcgaaaacattaacatgtgagtAATATCATGTTACGCTGGGAACAAAACACatgcagaactatgcccggggaatagttacttttgcgggcatagtcaaaattATGCCCatgcttttaaccaatcagatgaggtatataataactAATATTGACTGAGAGTTTAGTGTGTTGTCACTTGTCAGCCACAAATCGGTATCTCATCAGTGCACAACCACACCCCCTACACAAACACCCCGAAACGGGGTGTGTGTGCGTTTGTTTTTATTCAGCCACTTTGCTGTTCTTCCAATAATTGTATGTCAACATAGTGTTCATTTCCTGTGgagaatttgtgattattttattTGTGTGTGATAGAAATGACTGTGCTTCATTGTACCAGTATACGGTTCGGCGTTCCAAATAACGCCGCTCCGCCGGCTATTGGCCTGTAACGTTTTGGCCGGGCTGGTAACTTTCCTGATTAGCAGTCTTGTTGTGGCGGTAACTTTTTAAAGCTCAAAGTATTACTTTCTAATTATTCAAacatatgactttatgtcaagcACTGTCAGTGGCAGCAGTGCCATTCACATTAGTGAATAAATAAAGGAATTAAAAAACCTGAGATTACAAACTGGGATTAAAAGTTAGGGCTTGTAAGTAAGTTTTTGAGCCATATTTCTAACACTGATATGGTTCAATGTTTTGTGTGTATGTTGCTGTTGTGACTTTATTGTCGCTGCATGCAGTGGAAGCGGGAATGACACTGACAAAACATTGAAACCCTGAACAAAGTCTATTCATTATTGatataattaaagaaatgaagctcagacaaactggcattataataaaggagagaaaaaaatcagaaccgttcggattcgaaccaacgtgcacccacgattacatgtcgttgagttcaccaccacaagccacaacagctcatggcggatctgccggcgaattgaacatgattttattctctcgaaaatgtcTCACGGCATATAATGACATTACAATGAAGGTTGGTGGTTGTCATTGTTCTTTGCCAGGCAGTAATGAGTAATGTGCACATCCCATTTTGTTGTGGAGCTCTGCCAACTTGGTGAAGTGGTCATATGATGATCCTTACAGCATTATGTTGTACACATGGATTTTAAGAATAATTATTGCATTTAGGTTTGTGATTTCATCTGTTTTAAGTTCTGTGAAATGTTTGGATGCCAGTAAATTAGGACTTTTATCCAgtaattaaaattgttaaaaatatatttttatattttgtactaTATGCAGGAAGAATGCAATAAAATAAACTTGTCAAATTGCTTTACTTGATGTGTTAAGTGTTGTTTGTATGGGCTAGGAGCTAAAcaactccattttttttattAAGCTATGGAGCTTTAACAGTAATTTACTGTGAAAGCCTAAAATAAACAATATTCAACTTTTGGGGGAAGAGGCAATTTTCAACAAGCCATTGGATTTGAGGAAAGATAAATTAGCCAAAAGTAACATATTCAGtctaatttgtgtacatccatatcaaaacgatgcacttgtcagctgctacatgcttctcattttacataatagctggGACTAAATGCAAGActtctcaagtggaggtcacttcaaaacatcctcaagtcacatggtttatgtatattcctaaaccatgggactttggggatgatttgaagtgacctccacttgagatgagtctggtatataTTCCTGGTTATTATGTGAAAAGAGATAcacgtagcagccgacaagtgcatccttttgatatggatgtacacatttgtgcTTAAGTCATTTTAACGTGGAGCTTACTATTTAGCGTGTTGCAACTTTCAAATGCAAAGAAAATAGGTAGATATTGACGAATAAATGTTGCAGTTAAAGTTATTTTCATATTTCGGCTGTGCATAAAATACACAGGCGATAAACAACCACACCGATTGGTTGATCAACGGTCTTGGCAACAAGACGGTTGACCCATTGATCGCTCTGCGCGTAGAAGGGAAGGAGACCTTGCCAATTCTATGTGATTGCGCGTACCTCGaccacagaagaaataaaaaattaacttgggcaaagtaaaaaataaaaccagtctctcgtccaggttttggaggaagaggggcttgttatttttattggaaaaaatgCCCTAAATTGCCCTATTAAAAAGATGTGTAAAGATTAGAAGCTGAAAAACATGAAGAGGCTCTTTTTATTTTGAGATGTCAACCCCTCTGGTCATCACAAAGTACTTCAGAAATGCttctaataatattttaaaggcttataagaagaagttgcaacttctatagtatctttacaaaaagttatgacagaaagattgcaaaataaaaaatgttttttatttacttggcCTTAAGACATCCAGCGTATTTTCCTGTGATTTGACCCAATTTCATGTCCAAGTAAAAAGGAAGGGGGGCATTTGAACAAAATACAAGTTAATAAAGTTCTCAGGGTGCCAATTAGGTCCATATGGTGCAGCCATTTTTGAACTTTAAAAAGATTAACTATATTTTTACGAGGAAGctacaaatttgtgaaaaaaataaaaaagcaatAACGGACAAGAATTATTCCTTTGTATAAGTTTATTTCTCATTATACACACACCAAGTTCCAAAGGCAATCTGTCATAAAATACTTTACAAATATATCATTGAGAATTAAACACTCATCAATGAGATTGTGAATTAATATACATTTTCTATACAATCAGTGATACACTGCTTTGGCTTGAATCAAAGTATTCAACAACAGCACAAAATATTACAGCATGTGCACAGAGCACATgggtatcaatcaatcaaaaaataaataaagttcaTGCAATGGATATTATGTCATTTTAAACTTCAGGCAATCATTTTATTGAAAACTGGCTTTTTATACAAGAATATCTTTAGACAAAACTTAAACATCTTGATTGGGCGTAAAGTGTTTTCCATTTCTTACTCTAAAACAATTCTGTATGCTAATTCAACTCAAGTTGAAAACAGGGCTGAGCAACCTActtaaaatacacaaaaatggAACCCAACATTGTGATCCTGATGTTattcaaaattaaatttctttaaaTAGATACCTGTGAGGTCCATGGATGAGACTTTTCTTTCAtgatatctttttaaaaaaatcaggttttcaaATACACAATAAAAACTGATAGTTCTTGTACAATGCTAAATGGAATTTATGGTTGTAAATTTATTACCTCTGGATGTATCCAGTAAAAATATGCACTTaagaagtaccccccccccccattaacaTAAAGGTTGGTAACCATGCGTGTTGCCAAAATGGGTACTCTTTTTTTACCTGTTGCACGGACCGCAAAATCgacaaaataggggtatttaattcgCACTGTCCGCAAAATtcggataaaaggggtactttgggaaaatctggtaattttatgtcaatattgagtgtcattgtaaaggggtaATTGAAATTCTAGTTATTGAAAACCACcaaattggggtttttttggacaaattttgtccttgattttgcatgaaaaaggggggtaaatttgatgaaaaatcattgcaaagggggtctttgaaataCTTAAAAAATTGCAtgttaccaacttttgtgttgagtgcGGAGCAGGTATTTACATTACTCACTAGCCTTTTCTAATAAATACAGCCATGTGGGCTTAAAAGCCACTTTGGAACCTGGCTTAGAAGCCACTTTGGAACCTGTCTCTCACTACAAATGACCACCTGCCACTTGTACATGGCTGTGTTACATCAGATAGCTACACATACAATCCTAACCCAAGAACAATCAGATGCACTAATTACATCTTTAGAACTGCATTCATATCAATGCATTGAATTTTACTAAAAGTTAGTATTGTTACAACTCGACAAATGTTCCATGAGCTTGGAATGTGTAGAATAACATAATGACGGGCCTTTGCCAGACGTCTTAATTCTCATTGGATCAACAAATCACAGACACTGTATTtatcaaaaagaaattttcactTCTGGTAAAATTTAATGAATTAAAACATTTAGACCAACATCCATTCATACTTTCATATAGTGATACATCCACCACCTCTAAAAATTCTACTCGTGTGCATTTCTGAAAAACTTCAAAACATGACATTCATACGCTGTCTCTTATTACAGAAGTAAAAAAGCAAAACTCTTGCTTTCTTGTTTGTTTAATGTATTACAAAAGCTGTGCAGCTCAGATGACAAtatagtatttttttatatatattttatgtaCAGAAGTATATACAAGGCAACAAGGTGGGAAAGAGACAAATATATATTATTTCATGTaataaattatcattaaaaaagAAAGCCACAAACTTTAAGACTTTCAACAAACAAGCATTTGAATACATGGTACTGTATGAAAAGTTATCCAATCACAGACATGTGACTACGTCATATTGAAATGCTTGTTTGAGTGTGCATGTCCTAAGAATTGTGGCTTacaatttattaattcattatgtaCTTTATTCAGCTACAAATACAATACTGGTATTCTAAAGATAAGAATGATATTCAGCTATCTCTATACTGTTCTCGCTTTCCTTTGCGCAGTGAGGTCAAAATATTATGTATTATGTTTGATTGTTTTGTTAATTATGTTGTTTTATGAGAATTTGTTGCCTGAGAAGTGATTTCTAACAAAGTGCTA from Amphiura filiformis chromosome 5, Afil_fr2py, whole genome shotgun sequence includes these protein-coding regions:
- the LOC140153202 gene encoding uncharacterized protein isoform X2, producing the protein MRIVDWKKATQNFKKWKTKGLDFFNGNLADFDRVLPTPQLCELLKKLKDQLQYQRFGVLITDCVLPTPQLCELLKKLKDQLQYLRFGVLITDVLDFILSSNQFVGLEVLSVDLLMTADYLSPRASSVEYFDVGRLGKLHQLRELRINLDECISYSSFSFSGGLSALSGLKQLRILSLTSLKSNNTYECGFLTNLTELVELQLGDACALPLEAYKSISQLSHLRRLKLISGVCKCSNTTCQCEWVDLIGKLTNLVELDLEFINTIHRLNGSLLKMKKLRMLKVLPLEQNFTPNKTAFSVQDAEKSNIPDVLDGLTWLKSLQWGVYCPLEAFDTQNGNSGRLNVDIKDNTGTLTAVKDKLQLCLPNTEILILPVISPEDEEEEQ
- the LOC140153202 gene encoding uncharacterized protein isoform X1, encoding MAHQTTISSLPAYCLLHIFQTLPLRDVINCGRVCKSWHKLIKTKQLWRHVTLNGMRIVDWKKATQNFKKWKTKGLDFFNGNLADFDRVLPTPQLCELLKKLKDQLQYQRFGVLITDCVLPTPQLCELLKKLKDQLQYLRFGVLITDVLDFILSSNQFVGLEVLSVDLLMTADYLSPRASSVEYFDVGRLGKLHQLRELRINLDECISYSSFSFSGGLSALSGLKQLRILSLTSLKSNNTYECGFLTNLTELVELQLGDACALPLEAYKSISQLSHLRRLKLISGVCKCSNTTCQCEWVDLIGKLTNLVELDLEFINTIHRLNGSLLKMKKLRMLKVLPLEQNFTPNKTAFSVQDAEKSNIPDVLDGLTWLKSLQWGVYCPLEAFDTQNGNSGRLNVDIKDNTGTLTAVKDKLQLCLPNTEILILPVISPEDEEEEQ